The following proteins are encoded in a genomic region of Acidobacteriota bacterium:
- a CDS encoding ROK family protein encodes MRKVVLALDLGGTNARFAAVREDGQVLARAHGKTPRFGTSGPVLQMISGGFAEVTEMLAGQTFIGVAAAVPFGSGQGVLTDLPNLPALEGVDLGDEIRRSIGLTVEIVNDATAATIGEHWLGASQGFENVIGVTLGTGVGGGLIIGGRPYFGASGSAGEVGHICVEPDGPPCGCGSRGCVEQFASGTAIVRMANEAGSSVESSLELFEFAKSGNESAAAVFHKMGTYLGIAFAGLVNLLNPDLIVVGGGVSAGWELFIEDVRNEVSKRAFRDPAERVKIVRASLGDDAGVLGAARIAFERIG; translated from the coding sequence ATGAGAAAAGTAGTTCTGGCACTTGATCTCGGCGGTACGAACGCACGTTTTGCCGCCGTTCGCGAGGACGGCCAAGTGCTCGCCAGGGCACACGGTAAGACGCCGCGATTCGGCACGTCGGGGCCTGTGCTGCAAATGATCTCGGGCGGATTTGCCGAGGTCACTGAGATGCTCGCGGGCCAGACTTTCATCGGCGTGGCTGCAGCTGTTCCATTTGGTTCGGGCCAGGGCGTTTTGACAGATCTGCCGAATCTGCCGGCACTTGAAGGCGTCGATCTCGGCGACGAAATAAGGCGGAGCATCGGGCTCACGGTCGAAATAGTGAATGATGCGACAGCTGCGACGATTGGCGAACATTGGCTCGGAGCATCGCAAGGGTTCGAAAATGTCATCGGGGTCACGCTCGGGACAGGCGTCGGCGGCGGACTGATCATCGGCGGCCGGCCATATTTCGGCGCGAGCGGTTCTGCCGGCGAGGTCGGCCATATCTGTGTTGAACCGGACGGCCCGCCGTGCGGCTGCGGAAGCCGCGGCTGCGTCGAACAATTCGCGTCTGGGACAGCGATCGTCCGAATGGCGAACGAGGCCGGATCATCAGTGGAATCTTCGCTAGAACTTTTCGAATTTGCAAAGTCCGGAAACGAGTCCGCCGCCGCGGTGTTTCACAAAATGGGTACGTATCTCGGCATCGCATTTGCGGGCTTGGTCAATTTGCTCAACCCGGATCTGATAGTGGTCGGCGGCGGCGTTTCGGCGGGTTGGGAATTGTTCATCGAAGATGTTCGAAATGAGGTGAGTAAAAGGGCATTTCGCGATCCGGCAGAACGTGTTAAGATTGTTCGCGCTTCGCTGGGCGACGATGCCGGGGTTCTGGGTGCAGCCCGAATCGCGTTCGAGCGGATAGGCTAA